In the Phaseolus vulgaris cultivar G19833 chromosome 7, P. vulgaris v2.0, whole genome shotgun sequence genome, one interval contains:
- the LOC137830111 gene encoding putative pentatricopeptide repeat-containing protein At3g16710, mitochondrial isoform X2, producing the protein MIDDLSVLSCIADISETPEILKLKDSSEFDQNLNFLRNKLAPDNLIRILDRTNDLNSGVRIFKWASRQNSFRHTSKTYYHIILKLGMAGHVVEMRNFCENMAKDRCPGTEEALVALIHTFVGHCRIEEAITVLESMNLGGCRLPIEVFNVLLGTLVGGKGRDFQKALFVYKEMVKACVLPTVDTLNYLMEALCATNQIDLVLDQFRRMNNKGCNPNSKTFEILVKGLIESGRVDEAAIILEQMFEVKCQPDLSFHTCTIPLFCRENKIEEAVKLFKMMKDSDFVADPFIYEVLVRCFCSNLQLDSAVGLINEMIESGMPPKHYVLVNIVNCFCELGKINEAIVFLENRQVLETAPFNTLLEGCCNAGEILAANVLLETMSERHIADCQSWNILIGWFCENEDIKKAYTLLGRMIKSFVILDRATYSALVVGNCRLGKYEEAMKLFHQICTRCWDLDFASYSELVGGLCDIKHSEDALEVFRYMSMKRCSLHSLAFYKLIKCVCDSGRVKEAIRLWQLAYFCAISCCIATHTAVMRELLRSRRAEDMLAFLSQMLMVGSNLDLEAYCILIQSMSKQNKIKECVLFFNKMVNEGLIPDADQLFDQLSFMANHSQLSMISGAIDRISGGNILNSAMYGLLITGLLKEGREQEARRLLDSMLEKGWVPDATTHNLLIGSDVREGMSQAVLFDDSASLDSVSNILAEGLRET; encoded by the exons ATGATTGACGACTTATCAGTACTCAG TTGTATTGCAGATATTTCAGAAACCCCAGAGATCCTTAAACTCAAGGATTCATCTGAATTTGATCAAAATCTCAACTTTTTGAGAAATAAGCTTGCCCCTGACAACTTAATCCGGATATTGGACCGTACAAATGATTTGAACTCAGGGGTTAGGATATTCAAATGGGCTTCAAGGCAAAATAGTTTTCGCCACACTTCCAAAACATATTATCATATAATTTTGAAACTGGGTATGGCTGGGCACGTTGTGGAAATGAGGAATTTTTGTGAAAACATGGCCAAGGATAGGTGCCCTGGTACTGAAGAAGCACTTGTGGCATTGATTCACACATTTGTGGGGCATTGTAGGATTGAAGAAGCTATTACAGTTTTAGAGAGCATGAATTTAGGTGGGTGCAGACTGCCCATTGaggtttttaatgttttattggGTACTCTTGTGGGAGGGAAGGGTAGAGATTTTCAAAAGGCGTTGTTTGTTTATAAAGAGATGGTGAAGGCATGTGTGTTACCCACAGTTGACACTTTGAATTATTTGATGGAGGCATTGTGTGCCACCAATCAGATTGACTTGGTTTTGGATCAATTTAGGAGAATGAACAATAAAGGGTGCAATCCAAATAGTAAGACTTTTGAGATTCTTGTGAAGGGTCTCATTGAAAGTGGTCGAGTGGATGAAGCTGCTATTATTTTAGAACAAATGTTCGAAGTCAAATGTCAaccagatttgagttttcataCCTGCACAATACCTCTCTTTTgcagagaaaataaaatagaggAGGCTGTAAAGTTGTTTAAAATGATGAAAGATTCTGATTTTGTGGCAGATCCTTTCATTTATGAGGTTCTAGTCAGGTGTTTTTGCAGCAACTTGCAGTTGGATTCTGCTGTTGGCCTCATAAATGAGATGATAGAAAGTGGTATGCCACCAAAACATTATGTTCTGGTTAATATAGTCAATTGTTTTTGTGAATTAGGGAAAATTAATGAGGCTATAGTGTTTTTAGAAAATAGACAAGTTCTTGAAACTGCTCCTTTCAATACATTGCTTGAAGGTTGCTGTAATGCTGGTGAAATTCTGGCAGCAAATGTTCTGCTGGAGACAATGTCTGAGAGACACATAGCTGATTGTCAATCTTGGAACATTCTCATTGGATGGTTTTGTGAGAATGAAGACATCAAGAAGGCGTATACACTTCTTGGCAGAATGATCAAATCATTTGTTATTCTTGACCGTGCAACGTATTCTGCTCTTGTAGTTGGCAACTGTAGATTGGGCAAGTATGAAGAAGCAATGAAACTATTTCATCAAATTTGCACCAGATGCTGGGATTTAGATTTTGCCTCGTATTCTGAACTAGTTGGTGGTCTTTGTGACATCAAACATTCTGAAGATGCCCTTGAAGTGTTTCGCTATATGTCAATGAAGAGATGCTCTCTTCACTCCTTGGCCTTCTACAAGTTGATAAAATGTGTATGTGACTCTGGAAGGGTCAAAGAAGCCATAAGACTATGGCAATTAGCTTATTTTTGTGCTATTTCTTGCTGTATTGCCACACACACTGCTGTCATGCGGGAGCTCTTAAGATCAAGGAGGGCAGAAGATATGTTAGCGTTCCTCTCACAAATGTTGATGGTGGGCAGCAATCTTGACCTGGAAGCATATTGTATTCTTATTCAAAGTATGagtaaacaaaacaaaataaaggaatgtgttttatttttcaataaaatggTCAATGAAGGTCTGATACCTGATGCAGACCAACTATTTGATCAACTGTCGTTCATGGCCAACCATTCTCAGTTATCTATGATTTCTGGTGCCATTGATAGAATTTCAGGTGGTAACATTTTGAATTCAGCAATGTATGGCTTACTGATAACCGGCCTGTTGAAAGAGGGTAGGGAACAGGAGGCCCGTCGATTACTAGATTCAATGTTAGAAAAAGGGTGGGTTCCTGATGCAACCACTCATAATTTATTGATTGGATCTGATGTTAGAGAAGGAATGAGTCAAGCAGTGTTGTTTGATGACTCTGCCTCACTAGATTCTGTTAGCAATATTCTTGCAGAAGGCCTCAGGGAGACATGA
- the LOC137830111 gene encoding putative pentatricopeptide repeat-containing protein At3g16710, mitochondrial isoform X1 produces the protein MAIKLPSSAYPTRFLRWVCLSSSCIADISETPEILKLKDSSEFDQNLNFLRNKLAPDNLIRILDRTNDLNSGVRIFKWASRQNSFRHTSKTYYHIILKLGMAGHVVEMRNFCENMAKDRCPGTEEALVALIHTFVGHCRIEEAITVLESMNLGGCRLPIEVFNVLLGTLVGGKGRDFQKALFVYKEMVKACVLPTVDTLNYLMEALCATNQIDLVLDQFRRMNNKGCNPNSKTFEILVKGLIESGRVDEAAIILEQMFEVKCQPDLSFHTCTIPLFCRENKIEEAVKLFKMMKDSDFVADPFIYEVLVRCFCSNLQLDSAVGLINEMIESGMPPKHYVLVNIVNCFCELGKINEAIVFLENRQVLETAPFNTLLEGCCNAGEILAANVLLETMSERHIADCQSWNILIGWFCENEDIKKAYTLLGRMIKSFVILDRATYSALVVGNCRLGKYEEAMKLFHQICTRCWDLDFASYSELVGGLCDIKHSEDALEVFRYMSMKRCSLHSLAFYKLIKCVCDSGRVKEAIRLWQLAYFCAISCCIATHTAVMRELLRSRRAEDMLAFLSQMLMVGSNLDLEAYCILIQSMSKQNKIKECVLFFNKMVNEGLIPDADQLFDQLSFMANHSQLSMISGAIDRISGGNILNSAMYGLLITGLLKEGREQEARRLLDSMLEKGWVPDATTHNLLIGSDVREGMSQAVLFDDSASLDSVSNILAEGLRET, from the coding sequence ATGGCAATAAAGCTCCCATCTTCGGCATATCCTACTCGATTCCTGAGATGGGTTTGTCTCTCTTCAAGTTGTATTGCAGATATTTCAGAAACCCCAGAGATCCTTAAACTCAAGGATTCATCTGAATTTGATCAAAATCTCAACTTTTTGAGAAATAAGCTTGCCCCTGACAACTTAATCCGGATATTGGACCGTACAAATGATTTGAACTCAGGGGTTAGGATATTCAAATGGGCTTCAAGGCAAAATAGTTTTCGCCACACTTCCAAAACATATTATCATATAATTTTGAAACTGGGTATGGCTGGGCACGTTGTGGAAATGAGGAATTTTTGTGAAAACATGGCCAAGGATAGGTGCCCTGGTACTGAAGAAGCACTTGTGGCATTGATTCACACATTTGTGGGGCATTGTAGGATTGAAGAAGCTATTACAGTTTTAGAGAGCATGAATTTAGGTGGGTGCAGACTGCCCATTGaggtttttaatgttttattggGTACTCTTGTGGGAGGGAAGGGTAGAGATTTTCAAAAGGCGTTGTTTGTTTATAAAGAGATGGTGAAGGCATGTGTGTTACCCACAGTTGACACTTTGAATTATTTGATGGAGGCATTGTGTGCCACCAATCAGATTGACTTGGTTTTGGATCAATTTAGGAGAATGAACAATAAAGGGTGCAATCCAAATAGTAAGACTTTTGAGATTCTTGTGAAGGGTCTCATTGAAAGTGGTCGAGTGGATGAAGCTGCTATTATTTTAGAACAAATGTTCGAAGTCAAATGTCAaccagatttgagttttcataCCTGCACAATACCTCTCTTTTgcagagaaaataaaatagaggAGGCTGTAAAGTTGTTTAAAATGATGAAAGATTCTGATTTTGTGGCAGATCCTTTCATTTATGAGGTTCTAGTCAGGTGTTTTTGCAGCAACTTGCAGTTGGATTCTGCTGTTGGCCTCATAAATGAGATGATAGAAAGTGGTATGCCACCAAAACATTATGTTCTGGTTAATATAGTCAATTGTTTTTGTGAATTAGGGAAAATTAATGAGGCTATAGTGTTTTTAGAAAATAGACAAGTTCTTGAAACTGCTCCTTTCAATACATTGCTTGAAGGTTGCTGTAATGCTGGTGAAATTCTGGCAGCAAATGTTCTGCTGGAGACAATGTCTGAGAGACACATAGCTGATTGTCAATCTTGGAACATTCTCATTGGATGGTTTTGTGAGAATGAAGACATCAAGAAGGCGTATACACTTCTTGGCAGAATGATCAAATCATTTGTTATTCTTGACCGTGCAACGTATTCTGCTCTTGTAGTTGGCAACTGTAGATTGGGCAAGTATGAAGAAGCAATGAAACTATTTCATCAAATTTGCACCAGATGCTGGGATTTAGATTTTGCCTCGTATTCTGAACTAGTTGGTGGTCTTTGTGACATCAAACATTCTGAAGATGCCCTTGAAGTGTTTCGCTATATGTCAATGAAGAGATGCTCTCTTCACTCCTTGGCCTTCTACAAGTTGATAAAATGTGTATGTGACTCTGGAAGGGTCAAAGAAGCCATAAGACTATGGCAATTAGCTTATTTTTGTGCTATTTCTTGCTGTATTGCCACACACACTGCTGTCATGCGGGAGCTCTTAAGATCAAGGAGGGCAGAAGATATGTTAGCGTTCCTCTCACAAATGTTGATGGTGGGCAGCAATCTTGACCTGGAAGCATATTGTATTCTTATTCAAAGTATGagtaaacaaaacaaaataaaggaatgtgttttatttttcaataaaatggTCAATGAAGGTCTGATACCTGATGCAGACCAACTATTTGATCAACTGTCGTTCATGGCCAACCATTCTCAGTTATCTATGATTTCTGGTGCCATTGATAGAATTTCAGGTGGTAACATTTTGAATTCAGCAATGTATGGCTTACTGATAACCGGCCTGTTGAAAGAGGGTAGGGAACAGGAGGCCCGTCGATTACTAGATTCAATGTTAGAAAAAGGGTGGGTTCCTGATGCAACCACTCATAATTTATTGATTGGATCTGATGTTAGAGAAGGAATGAGTCAAGCAGTGTTGTTTGATGACTCTGCCTCACTAGATTCTGTTAGCAATATTCTTGCAGAAGGCCTCAGGGAGACATGA
- the LOC137830111 gene encoding pentatricopeptide repeat-containing protein At3g53700, chloroplastic-like isoform X3 has product MAGHVVEMRNFCENMAKDRCPGTEEALVALIHTFVGHCRIEEAITVLESMNLGGCRLPIEVFNVLLGTLVGGKGRDFQKALFVYKEMVKACVLPTVDTLNYLMEALCATNQIDLVLDQFRRMNNKGCNPNSKTFEILVKGLIESGRVDEAAIILEQMFEVKCQPDLSFHTCTIPLFCRENKIEEAVKLFKMMKDSDFVADPFIYEVLVRCFCSNLQLDSAVGLINEMIESGMPPKHYVLVNIVNCFCELGKINEAIVFLENRQVLETAPFNTLLEGCCNAGEILAANVLLETMSERHIADCQSWNILIGWFCENEDIKKAYTLLGRMIKSFVILDRATYSALVVGNCRLGKYEEAMKLFHQICTRCWDLDFASYSELVGGLCDIKHSEDALEVFRYMSMKRCSLHSLAFYKLIKCVCDSGRVKEAIRLWQLAYFCAISCCIATHTAVMRELLRSRRAEDMLAFLSQMLMVGSNLDLEAYCILIQSMSKQNKIKECVLFFNKMVNEGLIPDADQLFDQLSFMANHSQLSMISGAIDRISGGNILNSAMYGLLITGLLKEGREQEARRLLDSMLEKGWVPDATTHNLLIGSDVREGMSQAVLFDDSASLDSVSNILAEGLRET; this is encoded by the coding sequence ATGGCTGGGCACGTTGTGGAAATGAGGAATTTTTGTGAAAACATGGCCAAGGATAGGTGCCCTGGTACTGAAGAAGCACTTGTGGCATTGATTCACACATTTGTGGGGCATTGTAGGATTGAAGAAGCTATTACAGTTTTAGAGAGCATGAATTTAGGTGGGTGCAGACTGCCCATTGaggtttttaatgttttattggGTACTCTTGTGGGAGGGAAGGGTAGAGATTTTCAAAAGGCGTTGTTTGTTTATAAAGAGATGGTGAAGGCATGTGTGTTACCCACAGTTGACACTTTGAATTATTTGATGGAGGCATTGTGTGCCACCAATCAGATTGACTTGGTTTTGGATCAATTTAGGAGAATGAACAATAAAGGGTGCAATCCAAATAGTAAGACTTTTGAGATTCTTGTGAAGGGTCTCATTGAAAGTGGTCGAGTGGATGAAGCTGCTATTATTTTAGAACAAATGTTCGAAGTCAAATGTCAaccagatttgagttttcataCCTGCACAATACCTCTCTTTTgcagagaaaataaaatagaggAGGCTGTAAAGTTGTTTAAAATGATGAAAGATTCTGATTTTGTGGCAGATCCTTTCATTTATGAGGTTCTAGTCAGGTGTTTTTGCAGCAACTTGCAGTTGGATTCTGCTGTTGGCCTCATAAATGAGATGATAGAAAGTGGTATGCCACCAAAACATTATGTTCTGGTTAATATAGTCAATTGTTTTTGTGAATTAGGGAAAATTAATGAGGCTATAGTGTTTTTAGAAAATAGACAAGTTCTTGAAACTGCTCCTTTCAATACATTGCTTGAAGGTTGCTGTAATGCTGGTGAAATTCTGGCAGCAAATGTTCTGCTGGAGACAATGTCTGAGAGACACATAGCTGATTGTCAATCTTGGAACATTCTCATTGGATGGTTTTGTGAGAATGAAGACATCAAGAAGGCGTATACACTTCTTGGCAGAATGATCAAATCATTTGTTATTCTTGACCGTGCAACGTATTCTGCTCTTGTAGTTGGCAACTGTAGATTGGGCAAGTATGAAGAAGCAATGAAACTATTTCATCAAATTTGCACCAGATGCTGGGATTTAGATTTTGCCTCGTATTCTGAACTAGTTGGTGGTCTTTGTGACATCAAACATTCTGAAGATGCCCTTGAAGTGTTTCGCTATATGTCAATGAAGAGATGCTCTCTTCACTCCTTGGCCTTCTACAAGTTGATAAAATGTGTATGTGACTCTGGAAGGGTCAAAGAAGCCATAAGACTATGGCAATTAGCTTATTTTTGTGCTATTTCTTGCTGTATTGCCACACACACTGCTGTCATGCGGGAGCTCTTAAGATCAAGGAGGGCAGAAGATATGTTAGCGTTCCTCTCACAAATGTTGATGGTGGGCAGCAATCTTGACCTGGAAGCATATTGTATTCTTATTCAAAGTATGagtaaacaaaacaaaataaaggaatgtgttttatttttcaataaaatggTCAATGAAGGTCTGATACCTGATGCAGACCAACTATTTGATCAACTGTCGTTCATGGCCAACCATTCTCAGTTATCTATGATTTCTGGTGCCATTGATAGAATTTCAGGTGGTAACATTTTGAATTCAGCAATGTATGGCTTACTGATAACCGGCCTGTTGAAAGAGGGTAGGGAACAGGAGGCCCGTCGATTACTAGATTCAATGTTAGAAAAAGGGTGGGTTCCTGATGCAACCACTCATAATTTATTGATTGGATCTGATGTTAGAGAAGGAATGAGTCAAGCAGTGTTGTTTGATGACTCTGCCTCACTAGATTCTGTTAGCAATATTCTTGCAGAAGGCCTCAGGGAGACATGA
- the LOC137830113 gene encoding uncharacterized protein: protein MAAMKLIAICQAGGKFLTGKDGCLSYKGGDAHAIDIDDEMKFEEFKVEVAEMFNIRTDSMSIKYFLPGNKKTLITISNDKDLKRMIKFHGSSSTVDIYILFEEVVALEVSNMPGSRSSRTTLSETVAPTPLNACHSHVVDTVLDVVHDTNQIDTNMGMDMPLEISPCLPIQSSNDEKYAKGAQQWQNTITGVGQRFSSVHEFRESLRKYAIAHQFAFKYKKNDSHRVTVKCKADGCPWRIHASRLSTTQLICIKKMNSTHTCDGAFATTGHQATRSWVASIIKEKLKDFPDYKPKDIVNDIKQEYGIQLNYFQAWRGKEIAKEQLQGSYKEAYSQLPFFCEKLMEANPGSLAMCTTKEDSSFDRLFVSLHASLHGFQQGCRPLIFLDSIPLRSKYQGTLLAATAADAHDGEYPVAFAIVDDAESDDSWHWFLLQLKSVLSTSCPITFVADREKGLKTSIAEIFEGSFHAYCLRYLTEQLFRDLKGQFSHEVKRLMIEDLYAAAYATKPEGFQNSMESIKKISEEAYNWIIQSEPQNWANSIFQGTRYNHMTSNFGELFYSWVADADELPITQMVNVIRGKIMELIGVRKAASDQWETRLSPSMEDMLKKESQKNHSFSVLQSTCSTYEVCGDTTEVVDIDRWECSCKAWQLTGVPCCHAIAVIGGIGQSVYDYCSRYCTTESYRLTYSEIVHPISDVELSVSKDSQLVVTVTPPPTKRPPGRPATKRFGSQEVVKRHLHCSRCKGLGHNKSTCKE from the exons ATGGCTGCCATGAAGCTCATTGCAATATGTCAGGCGGGAGGCAAGTTTTTGACTGGAAAAGACGGTTGTTTGTCATATAAAGGTGGTGATGCTCATGCCATAGACATTGATGATGAAATGAAGTTTGAGGAGTTCAAGGTGGAAGTGGCCGAAATGTTTAATATTAGAACTGATAGCATGTCTATCAAGTATTTCCTTCCCGGAAACAAGAAGACTCTCATTACTATATCTAACGACAAGGATCTAAAGCGCATGATTAAATTTCATGGGAGTTCTTCTACTGTTGatatttatatcctttttgaaGAGGTAGTTGCCCTTGAGGTGTCAAACATGCCTGGCAGTAG GTCAAGCAGAACAACCTTGTCTGAAACAGTAGCACCGACACCACTCAATGCTTGTCACAGTCATGTTGTTGatactgtgcttgatgttgttcATGATACCAATCAAATTGATACAAATATGGGTATGGACATGCCCCTGGAAATTTCTCCTTGTCTCCCTATTCAATCCTCAAACGATGAGAAGTATGCCAAAGGGGCACAGCAGTGGCAGAATACTATAACAGGGGTGGGTCAAAGGTTCAGCAGTGTACATGAATTTCGAGAATCCTTGCGTAAATATGCCATCGCTCATCAATTTGcatttaaatataagaaaaatgataGTCATCGTGTAACTGTTAAATGCAAAGCAGACGGTTGTCCTTGGAGAATTCATGCATCAAGGTTGTCAACTACACAGTTGATATGTATCAAGAAAATGAATTCAACTCATACTTGTGATGGGGCTTTTGCAACAACAGGGCATCAAGCAACTAGGAGCTGGGTAGCCAGTATTATAAAGGAGAAGTTGAAAGATTTTCCGGATTACAAGCCCAAGGACATTGTCAATGACATCAAACAGGAATATGGAATTCAACTTAACTATTTTCAAGCGTGGCGTGGGAAAGAGATTGCTAAGGAGCAGCTTCAGGGTTCCTATAAAGAGGCATACAGTCAGTTACCTTTCTTCTGTGAAAAATTAATGGAGGCTAATCCTGGGAGTCTTGCCATGTGCACAACAAAGGAAGACTCAAGTTTCGATCGTCTCTTTGTATCACTTCATGCATCATTGCATGGCTTCCAACAAGGTTGCCGACCACTGATTTTCCTTGATAGCATTCCATTGAGGTCAAAATACCAAGGGACACTGTTAGCAGCGACCGCTGCAGATGCTCATGATGGTGAATATCCCGTTGCCTTTGCTATTGTTGATGATGCGGAATCAGATGATAGCTGGCATTGGTTCTTACTTCAACTGAAATCTGTGCTTTCAACATCTTGTCCCATAACATTTGTAGCAGACAGAGAGAAGGGGCTGAAGACTTCAATTGCGGAGATATTTGAAGGTTCTTTTCATGCATACTGCCTGCGATACTTAACTGAGCAACTTTTTAGAGACTTGAAAGGGCAGTTTTCTCATGAGGTAAAGCGACTCATGATTGAAGATTTATATGCTGCTGCGTATGCCACCAAACCAGAAGGCTTTCAAAACTCAATGGAGAGCATTAAAAAGATTTCTGAAGAAGCCTACAACTGGATTATTCAAAGTGAACCTCAGAACTGGGCAAATTCAATTTTTCAGGGTACTAGGTATAATCACATGACATCAAACTTTGGGGAGCTGTTCTATAGTTGGGTAGCTGATGCAGATGAATTGCCGATAACACAGATGGTCAATGTAATTAGGGGTAAGATTATGGAGTTGATAGGTGTCAGAAAGGCAGCATCTGATCAATGGGAAACTAGGTTGAGTCCATCCATGGAAGATATGCTAAAGAAGGAAAGTCAAAAAAATCATTCATTTTCTGTTCTGCAATCAACCTGTAGCACCTATGAAGTTTGTGGTGACACAACTGAGGTGGTTGATATTGACAGGTGGGAATGTAGTTGTAAAGCCTGGCAACTGACTGGTGTGCCATGCTGTCATGCCATTGCCGTAATTGGTGGCATTGGCCAAAGTGTTTATGATTATTGCTCCAGATACTGTACAACCGAGAGCTACAGGTTGACATACTCGGAGATTGTACATCCAATTTCAGACGTGGAATTGTCTGTTTCGAAAGATTCTCAGCTTGTGGTAACTGTAACACCTCCACCCACCAAAAGACCGCCTGGTCGCCCAGCTACAAAGCGATTTGGATCTCAAGAAGTTGTCAAGCGCCATCTCCATTGCAGCCGATGCAAGGGACTTGGACATAACAAATCTACTTGCAAGGAGTAA
- the LOC137830114 gene encoding probable L-cysteine desulfhydrase, chloroplastic: MASIQHQNGDGVSHSHKKLKPTNFITHAEIHSEFSHHDPAVARLNNGAFGCCPASVIAVQRDWQLKNLRQPDRFYFNHLKSGLLRSRTIIKDLVNAHHVDEISLVDNASTATAIVLQQAAWAFHHGTFQKGDVVIMLHYAYGAVKKAIEAYVVRAGGSVVEVPLRFPVTSNDEIIREFRKAIEKGKSQGNRIRLAVIDHVTSMPSMVIPVKELVTICREEAVDQVYVDAAHAVGCTRVDMQEIGADFYTSNLHKWFFCPPSVAFLYARASAKSRELHHPVVSHEYGNGLAVESSWTGNRDYSAQLVVPAIMDFVKRFEGGIEGIRKRNHDVVVEMGEMLVQAWGTHLGSPPDMSASMVMVGLPPCLGIFSDSHALQLRTRLRDEFGVEVPIYFAGGEEASVTAYARISHQVYNTLQDYIKFKDAINQLVSHGFTCALLSD, from the coding sequence ATGGCTTCCATCCAACACCAGAACGGCGACGGGGTTTCCCATTCCCACAAGAAGCTAAAACCCACTAATTTCATCACCCACGCCGAGATCCACTCTGAATTCTCCCACCACGACCCCGCCGTGGCGCGCCTCAACAACGGCGCCTTCGGCTGCTGTCCGGCCTCCGTCATCGCCGTGCAGCGCGACTGGCAGCTCAAGAACCTCCGCCAGCCGGACCGATTCTACTTCAACCACCTCAAGAGTGGCCTTCTCCGCTCCCGAACCATCATTAAGGACCTGGTCAACGCCCACCACGTGGACGAGATCTCCCTCGTCGACAACGCCTCCACCGCCACCGCCATCGTCCTCCAACAGGCCGCCTGGGCCTTTCACCACGGAACCTTCCAGAAGggcgatgtcgtcatcatgcTCCACTACGCCTACGGAGCCGTCAAGAAAGCCATCGAGGCCTACGTGGTGCGCGCCGGCGGCTCCGTCGTCGAGGTCCCCCTCCGCTTCCCAGTAACCTCCAACGACGAAATCATCCGCGAGTTTCGCAAGGCCATTGAGAAAGGAAAGTCCCAAGGTAACAGAATCCGCTTGGCGGTTATCGACCACGTGACTTCCATGCCCAGCATGGTGATTCCCGTTAAGGAGTTAGTTACGATCTGCAGGGAGGAGGCGGTGGACCAGGTTTACGTGGACGCGGCGCACGCGGTTGGGTGCACGCGCGTGGATATGCAGGAGATTGGCGCGGATTTCTACACGAGCAATTTGCACAAGTGGTTCTTCTGCCCTCCTTCCGTGGCGTTCCTGTACGCACGTGCGTCGGCGAAGTCACGTGAGCTGCACCATCCCGTGGTGTCTCACGAGTACGGGAATGGGTTAGCGGTGGAGAGTTCTTGGACCGGGAACCGTGACTACAGTGCGCAGTTGGTGGTTCCTGCGATTATGGATTTCGTGAAGAGGTTCGAGGGTGGAATCGAAGGGATAAGAAAAAGGAACCATGATGTTGTGGTTGAGATGGGGGAGATGTTGGTGCAGGCTTGGGGAACCCATCTTGGGAGTCCTCCTGACATGAGTGCTAGCATGGTGATGGTGGGTTTGCCTCCATGTTTGGGGATTTTCAGTGACTCTCATGCTCTCCAACTTAGGACGCGTTTGAGAGATGAGTTTGGGGTTGAAGTTCCCATTTATTTTGCTGGAGGAGAAGAAGCCTCTGTTACTGCCTATGCCCGAATTTCTCACCAGGTTTACAACACACTTCAAGACTATATTAAGTTTAAGGATGCAATTAATCAACTTGTCAGCCATGGCTTCACCTGTGCTCTTCTCTCAGATTGA